In Streptococcus sp. SN-1, a single genomic region encodes these proteins:
- a CDS encoding methionine ABC transporter permease: MESLIQTYLPNVYKMGWAGQAGWGTAIYLTLYMTVLSFIIGGFLGLVAGLFLVLTAPGGVLENKVVFWILDKITSIFRAVPFIILLAVLSPFSHLIVGTSIGPNAAIVPLSFAVFAFFARQVQVVLAELDGGVIEAAQASGATFWDIVGVYLSEGLPDLIRVTTVTLISLVGETAMAGAVGAGGIGNVAIAYGFNRYNHDVTILATIIIILIIFAIQFLGDFLTKKLSHK; this comes from the coding sequence ATGGAATCATTGATTCAAACCTATTTACCAAATGTCTATAAAATGGGCTGGGCTGGTCAAGCAGGCTGGGGAACAGCCATCTACCTAACTCTTTATATGACAGTTCTTTCCTTCATCATCGGAGGGTTCTTGGGGCTAGTGGCAGGTCTCTTCCTTGTCTTGACAGCGCCAGGTGGTGTCTTGGAAAATAAGGTCGTCTTCTGGATTTTAGATAAGATTACCTCTATTTTCCGTGCAGTTCCTTTCATCATCCTCTTGGCAGTCTTGTCACCCTTCTCTCATCTAATCGTAGGAACAAGTATCGGACCAAATGCGGCTATCGTACCCCTATCTTTTGCAGTCTTTGCCTTCTTTGCTCGTCAGGTGCAGGTGGTCTTGGCTGAGTTAGATGGCGGTGTCATTGAGGCGGCTCAAGCGAGCGGAGCGACCTTCTGGGATATCGTGGGTGTTTACCTATCAGAAGGTCTTCCAGATTTGATCCGTGTGACGACTGTGACCTTGATTTCCCTTGTTGGGGAAACAGCTATGGCCGGTGCAGTTGGAGCTGGTGGTATCGGTAACGTAGCCATCGCCTATGGATTTAACCGCTACAATCACGATGTGACCATCTTGGCAACCATCATTATCATTTTGATTATCTTTGCAATCCAATTCTTGGGAGACTTCTTGACTAAGAAATTGAGTCATAAATAA
- a CDS encoding Rgg/GadR/MutR family transcriptional regulator, which translates to MQNLGEVFKELRKSRNVSLQEATGGEFTYSMLSKFERGEADLSSMKLITALDNIHSDLNEFMYLVRGFSQKKVLAFQENLWDLYDREGIDSLHSLYEQKTQKYRSSGEKSYLLQMIRIKSLLVFFDSEIRATDEELTFLYDYFFTIDIWGNYELELFSTISTLFPLPLYFKYSREMLQKTDLLGSLPSNKVGIDTILINGLFKAIEEKDKLKADYFTFQIEKRDLPESEAYLKIIYMIAKGYYDTIFKVENKGLEKIQRGITILQDLEYVDGARYYENYFASQLSNKDL; encoded by the coding sequence ATGCAAAATCTGGGAGAAGTTTTTAAAGAATTGAGAAAGAGTCGGAATGTATCTCTACAGGAAGCGACGGGAGGAGAGTTTACTTATTCCATGCTGAGTAAATTTGAGCGTGGAGAAGCAGACTTATCCTCTATGAAATTGATTACTGCTTTAGATAACATCCACTCTGATTTGAATGAATTTATGTACTTGGTACGTGGTTTTTCTCAGAAAAAGGTTTTGGCTTTTCAAGAAAATCTCTGGGATCTATATGACAGAGAAGGGATTGATTCTCTCCACTCCTTGTATGAACAGAAGACTCAAAAGTATAGATCAAGTGGTGAAAAAAGCTATCTCTTACAAATGATTCGTATCAAGAGCCTTCTTGTATTTTTTGATTCAGAAATAAGAGCAACGGATGAAGAACTAACTTTTCTCTATGACTATTTTTTTACTATTGACATCTGGGGAAATTATGAATTGGAACTATTTTCAACGATTTCTACTTTGTTTCCTCTGCCCCTCTATTTTAAATATTCTAGGGAGATGTTGCAAAAGACGGATTTATTAGGCTCTTTACCTAGTAACAAAGTTGGTATTGACACCATTTTAATTAATGGACTCTTTAAAGCGATAGAGGAAAAGGATAAATTAAAAGCAGACTATTTTACCTTTCAGATTGAAAAACGCGATTTACCAGAATCTGAAGCTTATCTTAAAATCATTTATATGATTGCTAAAGGGTATTATGATACTATTTTTAAAGTAGAAAATAAGGGGCTTGAAAAAATCCAAAGAGGCATTACAATCTTACAAGATTTAGAGTATGTAGATGGTGCAAGATACTATGAAAACTATTTTGCAAGTCAGCTCTCAAATAAAGATTTGTAA
- a CDS encoding transporter, which produces MKLFLNHHLFRILTLSRFLSSSGAYIYNLVFIVYAASLPFKNIAVFMANMITILPFLFTFYVGIKADHTRNKAGTIIWVGCVQSLLFLLIASVIHDQNFVTFAFICMVNICSDILSDYTAGLRMPIIQHNISEDRLYEAYSFTQFVSYLSNLGGQALGVWLLTTSHQNFSFVAIVNAGFFLLSSLILFKNSRELTHLSVKVENEPIRLLQQVKAIYADMDDIFRQRESKSLLKMILVILVMNTLGGAVGGIYHFYLLDHTIYHLSYAQALFLIECVSLGGAILGSLTPHDYFGKLSFSSLLSLNAILFVLLATANILDFPPLVGVACLAFVMYLMSKSMPKLDTLLLSNLSADVLARSNNLLSMIFSLTLPLGMSVFSFLALQDIRLCWWVFLVVSVIGLILSLEKRSFSGKKF; this is translated from the coding sequence ATGAAACTATTCTTAAACCACCATTTATTTAGGATACTTACCTTATCAAGGTTTTTGAGCTCAAGTGGAGCTTATATTTATAATCTGGTATTTATCGTTTATGCTGCGAGTCTACCCTTTAAAAATATAGCTGTATTTATGGCGAATATGATTACGATTTTACCTTTCCTATTTACTTTTTATGTTGGGATTAAGGCTGATCATACTCGGAATAAAGCAGGGACAATTATCTGGGTTGGTTGTGTGCAAAGTCTCCTATTTCTTTTGATTGCTAGTGTGATTCATGACCAGAACTTCGTAACGTTTGCTTTTATCTGTATGGTTAATATCTGTTCGGATATTTTATCGGATTATACAGCAGGCCTTCGTATGCCGATTATCCAGCATAATATTTCGGAAGATAGACTCTATGAAGCTTATTCCTTTACTCAGTTTGTTTCCTATTTATCAAATCTAGGAGGTCAAGCCTTAGGAGTGTGGTTACTCACAACCAGCCATCAAAATTTTTCTTTTGTTGCAATTGTGAACGCTGGCTTCTTTTTACTATCTTCTCTTATTTTGTTCAAAAATAGCAGAGAATTGACACATTTGTCTGTAAAGGTAGAGAATGAGCCTATTCGTTTGCTTCAACAAGTTAAGGCAATCTATGCGGACATGGATGATATCTTTAGGCAGAGAGAAAGTAAATCATTGCTTAAAATGATCCTTGTCATTTTGGTAATGAATACTTTGGGAGGAGCTGTTGGAGGTATTTATCACTTTTATTTATTAGACCATACTATCTATCATCTCAGCTATGCTCAAGCCCTATTTTTAATTGAATGTGTTAGTTTGGGAGGAGCTATTCTTGGTAGCCTAACTCCCCATGATTATTTTGGGAAATTGTCTTTCTCAAGTTTGCTATCGCTCAATGCAATTCTGTTTGTCTTGCTGGCTACTGCTAATATTTTAGATTTTCCTCCTCTAGTAGGTGTTGCTTGCTTAGCCTTTGTCATGTATTTGATGTCGAAATCAATGCCTAAATTAGATACTCTGTTATTGTCTAATTTGAGTGCGGATGTATTAGCTCGAAGTAATAATCTCTTGAGTATGATTTTTTCCCTAACATTACCCTTGGGGATGTCTGTATTTTCCTTCTTAGCTTTACAAGATATCAGGCTTTGTTGGTGGGTGTTTTTGGTAGTGAGTGTGATAGGGTTGATTTTATCACTAGAAAAAAGAAGTTTTTCGGGTAAAAAATTTTAA
- a CDS encoding MptD family putative ECF transporter S component, producing the protein MKKSILTTLLFAVLYFLCMGIGVLLGNLFDQTGNMFYAPAFTALVGGSVYMILVAKVPRFGAITTIGLVIALFFLGTKHGAGAFLPGIICGLLADGVANLGKYKDQTKNFLSFILFAFSTSGPILLMWIAPKAYMATLLARGKSQEYIDRIMVAPNPGTILLFIASVVIGALVGALLGQALSKKFAQKI; encoded by the coding sequence ATGAAAAAATCTATCTTAACTACACTACTTTTTGCAGTTCTTTACTTCCTCTGTATGGGGATTGGTGTCCTTTTGGGCAATCTCTTTGACCAAACTGGAAACATGTTTTATGCGCCTGCCTTTACTGCCCTTGTCGGCGGTAGCGTCTATATGATCCTAGTCGCAAAAGTTCCGCGCTTTGGAGCCATTACCACTATCGGCCTTGTCATTGCCCTCTTTTTCTTGGGGACTAAACACGGTGCCGGTGCCTTCCTTCCTGGAATTATCTGTGGCCTCCTAGCAGATGGAGTAGCTAATCTAGGAAAATACAAGGACCAAACAAAGAACTTCCTTTCTTTCATACTCTTTGCCTTTAGCACATCAGGACCAATCTTACTTATGTGGATTGCCCCCAAAGCCTATATGGCAACCCTTCTAGCAAGAGGAAAATCGCAAGAATATATCGACCGTATCATGGTCGCGCCAAATCCTGGAACCATCCTTCTATTTATCGCAAGTGTTGTCATCGGAGCCCTAGTGGGTGCCTTGCTTGGACAAGCCTTGAGTAAAAAATTTGCACAGAAAATCTGA
- a CDS encoding DUF624 domain-containing protein has translation MGRFLDFVFNRFFLGMIATAFFWLLTLAGGIILGLAPASATLMSLYAEHGYSFREYSLKEAWSLYKQNFVSSNLIFYSFLGVDLVLVYGLYLLVQLPHQTIIHLIATFLNVLVVALLFLAYTVSLKLQVYFDLSYRNRLKLSLIGIFMSLAAVAKVLLGTVLLVVIGYYMPALLFFVGIGMWHFFISDMLEPVYESIHEKLATK, from the coding sequence ATGGGGAGATTTTTAGACTTTGTCTTTAATCGTTTCTTTTTAGGGATGATTGCGACAGCCTTCTTTTGGCTATTAACCTTGGCAGGAGGGATTATCCTTGGTCTAGCGCCGGCTAGTGCCACCTTGATGAGCCTATATGCAGAACATGGTTATAGTTTTCGGGAATATAGCTTGAAGGAGGCTTGGTCTCTTTATAAGCAAAATTTTGTTTCAAGCAACCTGATTTTCTATAGCTTTTTAGGGGTGGATCTAGTTTTGGTCTACGGACTGTATCTCTTGGTGCAATTGCCTCATCAGACTATTATTCATTTGATTGCGACCTTTTTGAATGTTCTAGTAGTTGCCCTGCTGTTTCTGGCTTATACAGTATCTTTGAAATTACAAGTTTATTTTGATTTGTCCTATCGAAATCGTCTCAAACTATCCTTGATTGGCATCTTTATGAGTCTAGCAGCCGTGGCCAAGGTTCTCCTTGGGACCGTACTACTTGTGGTAATTGGTTACTATATGCCTGCCCTACTTTTCTTTGTAGGAATTGGGATGTGGCATTTCTTTATCAGTGATATGTTGGAACCGGTCTATGAAAGTATCCATGAAAAATTGGCGACAAAATAG
- a CDS encoding sensor histidine kinase has product MKNWRQNRMKQFWLHTLLRTYSSVMMIIIASFAILLSYADWDSREKEAQRVAQRVTTRTVEEVEYYYRESAQLAQDLVANQDRIQGVYKYFSLSTSEYFYWLLEHQAASSTSISLYENIDDLYVQNDYITGVAIVLQDFKEVYVSSRNERGGHSVLAEGFKPEANSFGVPILEPATDQSIGVVYISLDPEILYHAVDNTRGHIPMAVTVTSPFDTEIFHIGERVNREHENWFVGVTSHGYQVQVAVPKNFVLQGTVTSSALIVGLSLLFIVILYLTLRQTFANYQKQVVDLVDSIQAIAQGEEGLRIATLEKDQELLLIAETTNDMLDRLEKNIHDIYQLELSQKDANMRALQAQINPHFMYNTLEFLRMYAVMQSQDELADIIYEFSSLLRNNISDERETLLKQELEFCRKYSYLCMVRYPKSIAYGFKIDPGLENMKIPKFTLQPLVENYFAHGVDHRRTDNVISIKALKQDGFVEILVVDNGRGMSVEKLANLREKLSQRQFEHQASYSDQRQSIGIVNVHERFVLYFGDRYDITIESAEQAGVQYRITIQDE; this is encoded by the coding sequence ATGAAAAATTGGCGACAAAATAGAATGAAGCAGTTTTGGCTACATACGCTTCTGAGAACCTACAGTTCAGTTATGATGATTATTATTGCGAGTTTTGCAATCTTACTCTCTTACGCTGACTGGGATTCACGGGAAAAGGAAGCTCAGAGAGTAGCCCAGCGTGTAACCACTCGAACAGTCGAAGAGGTGGAATATTATTATCGCGAGTCAGCCCAGCTAGCTCAAGATTTAGTAGCCAATCAAGACCGGATACAAGGGGTTTATAAGTACTTTAGCCTGTCAACTTCTGAGTATTTTTATTGGCTGTTAGAGCATCAAGCAGCTTCGTCAACTTCTATTTCTCTGTATGAAAATATCGATGACCTGTATGTTCAGAATGACTATATAACGGGTGTTGCAATCGTCTTGCAGGACTTTAAAGAAGTTTATGTTTCGAGCAGAAATGAGAGAGGTGGTCATTCGGTACTTGCGGAAGGCTTTAAACCAGAGGCCAATAGTTTTGGGGTTCCTATTTTAGAACCAGCGACGGATCAATCGATAGGGGTTGTTTATATTTCCTTGGATCCAGAAATCTTATACCATGCTGTAGACAATACCCGAGGTCATATCCCGATGGCTGTTACTGTGACATCGCCTTTTGATACGGAGATTTTTCATATTGGTGAGAGGGTCAATAGGGAACATGAGAACTGGTTTGTTGGTGTAACCTCTCATGGCTATCAAGTTCAGGTAGCAGTTCCCAAAAACTTTGTTTTACAAGGAACAGTGACTAGCTCTGCTTTGATTGTGGGCTTAAGCCTTCTCTTTATTGTTATTCTCTATCTGACTTTGAGGCAGACCTTTGCTAATTACCAAAAGCAGGTAGTGGATTTGGTGGATTCCATTCAGGCTATTGCCCAAGGGGAAGAAGGTCTTCGCATTGCTACGCTTGAAAAGGATCAGGAATTGCTCTTAATCGCAGAGACCACCAATGATATGTTGGATCGATTGGAAAAGAATATCCATGATATTTACCAGTTAGAACTTAGTCAAAAAGATGCCAATATGCGAGCCTTGCAGGCGCAAATCAATCCTCATTTTATGTATAATACGCTGGAATTTTTGCGCATGTATGCAGTTATGCAGAGTCAAGATGAGTTAGCAGATATCATTTATGAATTCAGTAGTCTCTTGCGTAACAATATTTCCGACGAAAGAGAAACCCTTCTCAAACAGGAATTAGAATTTTGTCGTAAATATAGCTATCTCTGCATGGTTCGCTATCCTAAATCCATTGCCTATGGTTTCAAGATAGATCCAGGGTTAGAAAATATGAAGATTCCTAAGTTTACCTTGCAACCGCTGGTAGAAAACTATTTCGCGCATGGTGTTGACCATAGACGGACAGATAATGTGATTAGCATCAAGGCACTTAAACAGGATGGGTTTGTGGAAATTTTAGTGGTCGATAATGGCCGTGGAATGTCAGTTGAAAAGCTGGCAAATCTCCGAGAAAAATTAAGTCAGAGACAGTTTGAACACCAAGCCAGCTATAGTGATCAAAGGCAGTCTATTGGGATTGTCAATGTACATGAGCGTTTTGTGCTCTATTTTGGGGACCGCTATGATATTACTATAGAGTCTGCGGAGCAAGCAGGTGTTCAGTATCGTATTACAATTCAAGATGAGTAG
- a CDS encoding response regulator, translating into MYKVLLVDDEYMVTEGLKRLIPFDKWDMEVVATASHADEALEYVQENPVDVVISDVNMPDKTGLDMIREMKEILPDVAYILLSGYQEFDYVKRAMNLSVVDYLVKPVDKVELGNLLEKIAGQLGERGKKIQTLSQDLDEAGFVSYLGGKENWWIGLSKEKQGSFTIPYYVLGQDWQIFISDQPLDGLVVTPFEAPYQEHFERWKLNAEKAIFYGSVNLQQSESLFAYYEPIYRVIIQGDLNQIVEELNLLEKVVLENTPRVPITKQLFIQFVMDVFHLFEHLKADDLTDIVKTIHAIQSFDELVPYIKETLTRFFGQYRMNENVVSVLEVIGRDYQKELSLKDISKDLFINPVYLGQLIKRETNSTFAELLNKQRIKAAQQLLLSTSDSIEDICYAVGYSNVGYFYKVFRKLCGKSPKAYRKQVETIL; encoded by the coding sequence ATGTATAAAGTATTATTAGTAGATGATGAGTACATGGTGACAGAAGGTCTGAAACGTTTGATTCCCTTTGATAAGTGGGATATGGAGGTCGTCGCAACAGCCAGTCATGCCGATGAAGCTCTAGAGTATGTTCAAGAAAATCCAGTAGATGTGGTCATTTCAGATGTCAACATGCCCGACAAAACAGGGCTTGACATGATTCGGGAAATGAAAGAAATCTTACCAGATGTTGCCTATATCCTGCTCTCAGGTTATCAGGAATTTGATTACGTAAAAAGAGCAATGAACCTTAGTGTGGTGGACTATCTGGTTAAGCCTGTTGACAAGGTAGAGTTGGGAAATCTGCTGGAGAAGATTGCAGGTCAGCTTGGAGAGAGAGGAAAGAAAATTCAGACCCTTAGTCAAGATTTAGACGAGGCTGGATTTGTTAGTTATCTAGGAGGTAAGGAGAATTGGTGGATAGGCCTATCCAAGGAAAAACAAGGCTCTTTCACCATTCCCTACTATGTGTTAGGACAAGATTGGCAGATTTTTATTTCTGATCAACCCCTAGATGGTTTAGTCGTTACTCCCTTTGAAGCTCCTTATCAAGAACACTTTGAACGCTGGAAGCTGAATGCTGAGAAAGCCATCTTTTACGGCTCAGTAAATCTACAGCAGTCGGAGAGTCTCTTTGCCTATTACGAACCGATTTATAGGGTTATCATTCAGGGGGATCTCAACCAAATCGTGGAAGAGTTAAACCTCTTGGAGAAGGTAGTTCTTGAAAATACACCCCGTGTTCCGATTACCAAACAGCTTTTTATCCAGTTTGTCATGGATGTCTTTCACTTGTTTGAACATCTAAAAGCTGATGATTTAACGGATATTGTCAAAACGATTCATGCTATTCAATCCTTCGATGAATTGGTTCCTTATATCAAGGAAACTCTGACCCGCTTTTTTGGGCAATATCGCATGAATGAAAATGTGGTCAGTGTACTGGAAGTTATTGGGCGTGATTATCAGAAAGAACTTTCGCTCAAGGATATCAGTAAGGATCTTTTTATCAATCCTGTCTATCTAGGTCAGTTGATTAAGCGAGAAACCAATTCGACCTTCGCAGAGTTACTAAACAAACAACGCATTAAGGCTGCCCAGCAACTCTTACTTTCAACCAGTGACAGTATTGAAGATATTTGCTATGCTGTTGGTTACAGTAACGTGGGATATTTCTATAAAGTGTTCCGAAAATTGTGCGGAAAATCGCCAAAAGCCTACCGAAAACAGGTAGAAACTATACTATAA
- a CDS encoding ABC transporter permease yields MKKKPIYLWVLLILSALISAMSLFGMLSPLPSKEALRAAQKQVAGVSAQQLEDNINYTYRVAESTHSIFNMALIVLSAILVVVAIVFLIRKNLQYANYTYVGYVLLAIIGSIYGYVSLQDAVQLVHDETMRLGISVISQAVSILSIVINVLFLALVFYKIWRQQKALAEEEETEELA; encoded by the coding sequence ATGAAAAAGAAACCGATTTATCTATGGGTCTTGCTAATCTTGTCTGCTCTTATTTCAGCTATGTCTCTGTTTGGAATGTTGAGTCCCTTGCCTAGTAAAGAAGCCCTTCGTGCCGCTCAGAAACAAGTTGCAGGGGTCAGTGCTCAGCAATTAGAAGACAACATCAATTACACCTATAGAGTAGCAGAATCAACTCATTCTATTTTTAATATGGCCTTGATTGTGCTATCTGCTATTTTAGTGGTAGTAGCGATTGTATTCCTTATTCGTAAGAATTTGCAATATGCAAACTATACTTACGTTGGCTATGTTTTGTTAGCCATTATTGGTTCGATTTATGGCTATGTTAGTTTACAGGACGCTGTGCAGTTAGTTCACGATGAGACCATGCGTTTAGGGATAAGTGTTATTTCACAAGCCGTTAGCATTCTCTCTATCGTCATCAATGTTCTTTTCCTAGCTCTTGTCTTCTACAAGATATGGCGTCAACAAAAAGCCTTGGCTGAAGAAGAGGAAACAGAAGAACTTGCCTAA
- the nrdI gene encoding class Ib ribonucleoside-diphosphate reductase assembly flavoprotein NrdI, whose amino-acid sequence MKTISLVYISLSGNTESFVTRLKDYLLSQYEGIEVQKIHIKDLVKEGQDFYEMDHPYVAFLPTYLEGGNGVDNGDVEILTTPVGDFIAYGDNASKCFGVVGSGNRNFNNQYCLTAKQYSQRFGFPVLADFEMRGMLGDIKHVAAIIADLYELEREN is encoded by the coding sequence ATGAAGACAATTTCTTTAGTTTATATCAGTCTGAGTGGCAACACTGAGAGTTTTGTGACACGCTTGAAAGACTATCTCTTGTCCCAGTACGAGGGGATTGAGGTTCAAAAGATTCATATCAAGGATTTGGTCAAGGAAGGCCAAGATTTTTATGAAATGGATCACCCTTACGTCGCCTTTCTACCGACCTACCTTGAAGGTGGGAATGGCGTTGATAACGGAGATGTTGAGATTTTGACAACACCAGTGGGGGATTTTATCGCCTATGGTGACAATGCTAGTAAGTGTTTTGGCGTAGTTGGTTCAGGAAATCGTAACTTTAATAACCAATACTGCCTGACAGCCAAGCAATACAGTCAACGCTTTGGTTTCCCTGTATTGGCTGACTTTGAAATGCGAGGCATGCTGGGAGATATCAAACATGTCGCAGCAATTATCGCAGATTTGTATGAGTTGGAAAGAGAGAATTAA